TTTTTTGACGGGCTTGTTGCAGTTGCCCTTTTGTACGCAATAACTTTTTGATGTCATTGGCGTAGGCCAAAATGGTTGAATCCTTTTCCAATAACTGACTGCTTAAGTCGCTATATTCATCTTTAAGGATTTCATGCTCATCGATTAAATCATCAAGATTATCTCTCAATGTGTTTTTTTCTTGTTCATACTGAATAACCGTTTCTATTTGCTCTTGATGTTTGTTTTCTCTTATTAATAGAACAACGACTAGTAAAACTAGTAGGGCGAGTAAAGAAAATATTATTCTTTTTGATTTCTTATCCTTAATTAATTTGCTGTTTTCCGGCTGATTCATTGGACATAAATTTAACAAATTTCTTTTTATAAAGAGACTCTAATTCTTCTAGCATCATGGATTGAATCTCTTCAACTTCATTAGCTAGGTTTCCTTTTGTTTTGTCTTTGAGCATTTCAATCATATCTATTAACTGACGTCCTTTTTGAGCATTAGTCTCTGTGGCATTATTTTGGTCAATACTCTCAAGTTCAGAAAAGGCGTTCTGATGCAATATATACAGTAACTGACTAAACAGCTTATCGTTTTTGTCCATTCAATATTTTTTTACAAATTTACTGCAATATATTGATATCCTTAAAACTCTTTGCCATAATGAAACTTGAATTATTTCGGGACTGCTTAGAACTTCTTTTTC
The sequence above is a segment of the Flavobacteriales bacterium genome. Coding sequences within it:
- a CDS encoding DUF1844 domain-containing protein — translated: MDKNDKLFSQLLYILHQNAFSELESIDQNNATETNAQKGRQLIDMIEMLKDKTKGNLANEVEEIQSMMLEELESLYKKKFVKFMSNESAGKQQIN